One stretch of Caloenas nicobarica isolate bCalNic1 chromosome 2, bCalNic1.hap1, whole genome shotgun sequence DNA includes these proteins:
- the LRRC61 gene encoding leucine-rich repeat-containing protein 61 has product MEGRGEVGEEDEEEEAGGVLRITPQLLKASTGEFALESILLLRLRGRGIAHLGCLGDCTSLEWLDLSGNAITQLGPLAALKSLAVLNLSRNRVTSLEPLGSCHNLQSLNVAGNLLSSLQQLRCLTGLRRLESLRLRDPLARLANPLCAAPAYRAALADMFPGLKAIDGERVSGRGSELYQLCRDLDSSLGRGSGGGNAGAGAEPPRVAQPWVEAGFWEPRPPRRSSIMEEAYKQFGEVLQECRELSRRADDTIAQAERALNSRPDPNSYVF; this is encoded by the coding sequence ATGGAGGGGCGCGGGGAGGTGGgcgaggaggacgaggaggaggaggcggggggggTGCTGCGCATCACCCCCCAGCTGCTGAAGGCCAGCACCGGGGAGTTCGCCCTGGAGTCCATCCTGCTGCTGAGGCTGCGCGGCCGCGGCATCGCCCACCTGGGCTGCCTGGGCGACTGCACCAGCCTGGAGTGGCTGGACCTCTCCGGCAACGCCATCACCCAGCTGGGGCCACTGGCCGCCCTCAAGTCCCTCGCCGTCCTCAACCTGTCCCGTAACCGCGTCACCAGCCTGGAGCCGCTGGGCTCCTGTCACAACCTGCAGAGCCTCAACGTGGCCGGGAACCTGCtgagcagcctgcagcagctgcgCTGCCTGACGGGGCTGCGGCGCCTGGAGAGCCTGCGCCTCCGCGACCCCCTGGCCCGGCTCGCCAACCCCCTGTGCGCCGCGCCGGCGTACCGCGCCGCCCTGGCAGACATGTTCCCCGGCCTCAAAGCCATCGACGGCGAGCGGGTGTCCGGCCGCGGCAGCGAGCTCTACCAGCTCTGCCGGGATCTCGACAGCTCGCTGGGACGCGGCAGCGGCGGTGGCAATGCCGGTGCTGGCGCCGAACCGCCCCGCGtggcccagccctgggtggAGGCGGGTTTTTGggagccgcggccgccccggcgcAGCTCCATCATGGAGGAGGCCTACAAGCAGTTTGGGGAAGTGCTGCAGGAGTGCCGGGAGCTGAGCCGCCGCGCCGACGACACCATCGCCCAGGCGGAGCGGGCGCTGAACAGTCGCCCCGACCCCAACTCCTACGTCTTCTGA
- the RARRES2 gene encoding retinoic acid receptor responder protein 2 → MRFPLALCLGLVALATTSPSPLQRRVVREVLDYVNGRSNAQLLFKEQAVEGAVEREDPSGTFVQLRVSLVQTSCKKRTQQRQNCRTLENRRKPTCLACYKFDNSNVPKVLDKYHNCGPSHQLAVKEFKHRDEVECRAVEEAGKSSDALYLPGMYAFSKGLPA, encoded by the exons ATGAGGTTCCCGCTAGCCCTCTGCCTGGGCTTGGTGGCCCTGGCCACCACCAGCCCGTCCCCGCTGCAGCGGCGGGTGGTGAGGGAGGTGCTGGACTATGTGAACGGCCGCAGCAACGCGCAGCTCCTGTTCAAGGAGCAGGCGGTGGAAGGGGCTGTGGAGCGG GAGGACCCGTCGGGGACGTTTGTCCAGCTGCGGGTCAGCCTGGTGCAGACGTCCTGCAAGAAGAGGACACAGCAGCGGCAGAACTGCCGGACCCTGGAGAACCGC AGGAAGCCAACCTGCCTGGCTTGCTACAAGTTTGACAACAGCAATGTCCCCAAGGTGCTGGACAAGTACCACAACTGTGGCCCCAGCCATCAACTGGCGGTGAAG GAGTTCAAACACCGAGATGAGGTGGAGTGCAGGGCGGTGGAGGAGGCTGGCAAGTCGTCAGACGCACTCTACCTCCCCGGCATGTACGCCTTCTCCAAGGGGCTACCAGCCTAG
- the LOC135986297 gene encoding zinc finger protein 707-like, whose translation MLSRVCLWLQMAVTFEDVALYFSPAEWAELAGWQRRLYREVMLENYEMVASLGWAAVKPEIICKLEREETPCVPDPPGVRRGHQSPGPGAPSLGAKG comes from the exons ATGCTGAGCCGGGTGTGCTTGTGGCTGCAGATGGCGGTGACGTTCGAGGACGTGGCCCTCTACTTCTCCCCCGCGGAGTGGGCAGAGCTGGCGGGCTGGCAGCGGCGGCTCTACCgggaggtgatgctggagaaCTACGAGATGGTCGCCTCGCTGG GCTGGGCCGCCGTCAAGCCCGAGATCATCTGCAAGCTGGAGCGAGAAGAGACGCCGTGCGTGCCAGACCCCCCCGGGGTGCGGCGGGGGCACCAGAGCCCTGGGCCAG gtgctccatccctgggTGCGAAGGGTTGA